The Mustelus asterias chromosome 23, sMusAst1.hap1.1, whole genome shotgun sequence genome window below encodes:
- the nudt1 gene encoding oxidized purine nucleoside triphosphate hydrolase: MVTTKLLTLVMVLRQQKILLGLKKRGFGASRWNGFGGKVQPGETIEEGAKRELWEESSLTVETLKKVGRIKFEFVGESELLDVHIFRTDSYQGEPVESEEMRPQWFDLDKIPFDEMWPDDIYWFPLLLQNKKFKGHFKFKGHNTILEYTLQEVDELEADKES, encoded by the exons ATGGTCACCACAAAGCTGTTGACACTTGTGATGGTCCTGAGGCAGCAGAAAATCCTCCTGGGTTTGAAGAAACGAGGGTTTGGAGCCAGCCGCTGGAATGGGTTTGGAGGTAAAGTGCAACCTGGAGAAACCATAGAGGAAGGAGCAAAGAG AGAATTGTGGGAGGAGAGCAGTCTGACTGTCGAGACCTTGAAAAAAGTTGGACGGATCAAGTTTGAATTTGTCGGAGAGAGTGAATTACTGGATGTTCACATATTCCGCACAGATAGTTaccaaggggaaccagtggaatcGGAAG AGATGCGCCCGCAGTGGTTCGACCTGGACAAGATCCCATTTGACGAGATGTGGCCCGATGACATTTATTGGTTCCCTCTGTTGCTTCAGAATAAGAAGTTCAAGGGCCATTTCAAGTTCAAAGGACATAACACTATCCTGGAATACACACTGCAGGAAGTGGATGAGCTGGAAGCTGACAAGGAGTCCTGA